A genomic segment from Candidatus Aminicenantes bacterium encodes:
- a CDS encoding DUF5668 domain-containing protein, with translation MTEKKSLPGGAILLGIVLIVLGTLVLLANLGRLPFDLDIKHWWPLILIALGLIHLYNNRNIFEFSGLFLILLGVVFLLASR, from the coding sequence ATGACTGAAAAAAAATCACTGCCCGGCGGCGCCATTTTGCTGGGCATTGTCTTGATCGTTCTCGGCACCCTGGTGCTGCTGGCCAACTTGGGGCGACTGCCCTTCGACCTCGACATCAAGCACTGGTGGCCGCTGATCCTGATCGCCCTCGGCCTGATCCACCTGTACAACAACCGCAATATTTTCGAGTTTTCCGGCTTGTTCCTTATCCTGCTGGGAGTGGTTTTCCTGCTGGCATCCAGGTGA